The stretch of DNA CGGTCTGCCCGCGTGGCGAAACAGCAAGGTAGGAGCGCATTCGCTTGTCCGTCTCCCGGGACCAGAAGCCTTCTCCTATCTGGGGCTCTGGATACGGAAACACACGTGCTTTTTTGCCGTATAGGACTTCGCTCTGTCTTTCGTAACCGCTCAGCGTGGCGGACGAAGCCAGTATTTTGGGCCGCGTTCCCGAAAGGTTTCGCTGCAAGTGGTCATAGAGCGCCTCGTAATGCGCGTCGACAGCTCCGAGGCTGTCACGCAGAAGATGCAACTCGTCCTGCAGTCTGAACGACACCCCATAGAGAGACGGGTCCATCGGGAGGCCTTTAGGTGACCCTTTGCAATCCGGCACTAGGCATCCATTCGGACGACTCCATCGGGTCGCATAAGTGTGGCCATGCTCGGGCTCGGAACAGTATCCCATAGGTGGGCCGATGATCCCACGCATGTTGGCCTGTAGTGCGATGCCCGCCGCCTTGTCGAGCGTGCCGACGATCACCGTCGGGAGATAACGCCATACTTCGAAATCGACGACCCAGATCGGAAGTGGCTGCGCAATATCCCACTCGCAGTCGGAGTTCGTGCAGCGGTGCTCCAGCCGCCAATATCGCCGATTGAAACGCATCTCTATGCTGTCTGTGCGGCAGAACGGGCACACCTTGAGCATGCGAAGACGATCTGGCATCGAATCGTCCTCGTAGTCCCATTGGCCGCGCCGATCGCGATTTCTCTCGCGTTTGATCTCGTTGGGGGTGGCTCCACTGCCAACGAGAAAACCGAGGCCAAACGGGTCCCCCTCGATTGCCTCCTTGCGGCGGACCATCTCTGCCGCGGCCAGGGCATTGGCGAAACGCTGCGTCTGTTGGAGCGAAAGCAATCGGAGTGGGAATCTCGACCACGCCGTCACCCCCGTGGTCTTGCCACGAAAGCGATCCAGGAAAGCGGCTGTCAGGATGAGACCGAGATAGGTCTCCGTCTTGCCGCCTCCGGTCGTGAACCAGACGATATCGACGATGTCGGCACCCTCGTTTCGGCAAGCGTCCAGGTTCGCGTAAAGAAAACCGATCTGAAACGGCCGCCACGATGTGTATTTGAAGCCACCCTTGCCGTCTCGTGCGGAGATGAGCATAGATGCGTTCATCAGACGAAATGCGCGGCAAAGATCCTGGTCTTCCTCGAGGCGCGCGACACCGGCAGCTATTCGCTCGACTTCTTCGAGAAAACCCTGCCTCTCCCGCCTCGCTTCGCGTTCCATCTCCTCCGACCAGTCGGCATGTCTCGATCGTATACGCTCCATGTCCCATGCGTCGTCTCCCCAAGCCCGGAGCGCTTCGACGAGTTCGCGACCAGGCGCGACCGGATCGTCTGCAAGCCTTTCGAAGGAAAAGAAATCTTCCGACTGGCCAGGAGCGTTCCAGAATTGAGGGCGTGGCTTGTCGTGGCGCGGAAGATCGACGGTGGTGAAAACCGATCCCTCGACGGAAACCCCGCAGTTGATGCCCCACGCGGGGACATGCCGATCATAGCGAAAGCTGTCGGGTAGCGCTTCGAGAATGAACTCCCGGGTCGGCAGACCGGAAACCTCAAGTTCGCACTGAAACAGCCGCCCTCTGGCGAAAGCGTTCTTCTGTTCCTGATTTGGCTTCGAGCAATTGACGAGGGTGACGGTCAATCCCGGCAAACCATCCCGACTTGTATCCACCTCGATTTCAATGGCGGCGGCGAGGCCGGAGTCCGGAAAGCGGCTATCGAGCTCGCGTTGGATGGATGTCGTAAATCGATTTGTAGACCCATGATTGAGAAGGATACTGACGCTTTCAGTGCAGTCGATCGGATCGGACTTGATCCACCTATCGCCCTCCTTCCGCCAGACCGCGAACGAAGCACGGAGGTCGAACGACACCATGTCTCCAAATTCTGCGTCGGGGCCCAGCCGCATGCCGACGGCGCATGGCTCCAGTCTCTCTGCCCGTTCCCCAAGCTTGGATTCGGCGATTTCCTCTTCGGGGGCGAGGCGCCCGAGCCAGAACAATCCACACGGATCCACTTCCAGCGCCGACTTTTTTGCTCCCGTAGCATCCGCTACGACGAAATCGGCCAGCCAGTCGACAAAACGTTCGGCGGCCTGGTAGCGGTCGGTGATCGCCGTGTGCGGCAATTTCAATCTCCTTCGAAGGTCTTGTGCAGGCCGATCTTGCGAGCGCGTCCGCGCAAGATCCTGAGCGCCTTGCTTTCGAGCTGTCGTATGCGTTCCCGCGTCACACCATACTGTTGACCAATCTGCTCGAGCGTCTCGGCGGGTCCGTCAATTCCGAATCGCCGGCGGACGATATCGATGAGCCGCTCGTTTCCAATGCCGTCTACCAGCTCTCCGAGAACCTCCGCGAGGTCGCTGGCGATCGCAACCTCTTCCGGAGTCGGAGCTTCGTCGTTGATAAATTCGCGCAGCGGCGTGGAGGACTCGTCGTCGATAGGCACGTCGTACGAGATCACCTTTTGCTCGGAGAGCTGCGCAATCCTCGCTGTGAAGGCTTCATCCCAGCCGAGCGATTCCGCAATCTTCGGGATGTCTGCAGCGCTGTAGCCCGTGGATAGCCCCAGGGATCGCCTCGTGCGTCGGTATTTCGATATCTGTCCGCGCATATGGACGGGGAGGCGTATCGTCGAACCCACATCGTCGATGCCGCGCGAGATCGCCTGCCTTATCCACCATACAGCGTATGTCGAGAACCTGGTGCCCCAGTCCGGGTCGAACTTGTCACATGCCCTCATCAGTCCCATCAAGCCGAACTGAACGAGATCCTCTGGATCCATTCGATATCGGAACCTTCGGTCGTAGGCCATCTTGGCGACCAAGCGAATGTTGGAGGTCACGAGCTTCGCCTTCGCCTGCTCGGCCCGCGCGAGGACACGCTGCCCGATAGGCGAAAACCGATCCGCATCCGGCAACCGCAAACCGTCTTGGATGGCATACCCGAGCTCTCGCTCCTCAGCTTCATTGAGCAAAGGATACTTCCGTGCGAGACCCAGTAGCTGCTCTAGCGCCGTCCCCGCACGCGGTGACGGAATTCCCTCGAAGGTTACCTCACTGACTGCCGAATCTTCGACTATCCTTATGCTGTCGGCCGTCAACGCCCTTTCGATTGCTATCGCTTCGTCGGGCGTGATGCCGCGTCGAAGATAGGTGGCGTCGATTTCGCTGCGCTTGAGTTCGCCGTCCTGACGATAGGCGTCATCGCCCAAGTCCTCGAGTGTGCGACCTACCAGGCGGTCACGCTTATCGTCAGCTGTTTCCGACAATGTTCTTTTCGCGAATGTGCCGCACGATCGACTTCCCGATCACTTCCCCCAGCAATGGTGGTACGGCGTTACCGATCATTCGGCCGACGGATTTCATGGAAACCGCCGAGCCTGGCTCAATGAATTCATATGTCCGGGGGAAGGTTTGAAGAATCGCCGCTTCGCGGAGACTGATGGCACGATGTTGCTCCGGATGACCGAATCTGCCGTTTCCGAATCCGAAGCACTGCCCCGTCATTGTGGGAGCCGGTTTGCCCCACTCCATTCGCCCATAGACGGCCGGGTACGTTTTCCCGCTTTCCCGAACGTGACACGGTGCGCGAAGCTCATCTGGCCAGTCTCGCCAAGTTCCGCCGGGTTTCGAGGCAAGCATCCGCTTCATGTTCGTCGGAGACAGCCGGCTCGTACGATGAAGCGGATCCCCTGTATCGGTTTCACCGGCACCGAGCGGGGGCATGTCTCCGATCACGTCGCGCACCGCGGTCCACTGTTCTGGGTGTTTGTGGGTGGGTGGCAGAATGTCGATTTCACCGTGCCGCGATGCAAGTAACACAAGACGGCGACGTTGCTGCGGTGCGCCATACTCGCGACAGTCCACGATCCAATGTTTGACACGAAAGCCCGCCTCCTCGAGCTCGTCAACGAAAGACTTGAACCGGTCGGTAACTGCCAGAGGCGTTACGTTTTCCATCGATACGATGTCTGGCAGCACCGACCGTGCGAGTTCACCGAAACGATCCAATAGCGCCCATTTGTCTCGATGATTTCCTCTCGGCCCTTGCGTGTAGGTGGAGAACGGCTGGCAGGGTGCACAGCCGGCTAGCACTCGAACCTTCGCCCCATCGAGAGCGGTGGCAGCATCGGCGGCGGTGTAATCTAAGGCGCTCTTATGGACGAACCGGGAGCCGTTGTTGACCTCGTAAGCGTACCGGCACGCACCATCTATATCGACGCCTTCGACCACGGTGATCCCGGCACGCTGCAGACCATATGTCAGCCCACCGGCCCCGCAAAAAAGATCGACCGCCATCACGTCGTCGCTCCCGGTCACGGGAAAGATCGAGTGGTCCTGCACAGAATTGGCGTTGCCCCGGGCGACTTCTCGTTCGGGTGCCGATTTTTTGACCGATACAGAGTTCAAAGTACCTGACATGGCAAATTCTTGATAGATTCTTGCTTGAAACTCAATTCCCGCGAGCGACTTGACAGTATTGATCCACCCTTATCCCGCCCGTTGGTCCTTCTCGCGGCACCGTTCGGGCAACACTTCTGGCTACCATAAGATTCCAAACCTTTCCTTCATGGCGGGGGTCTTCGCCCACGGCTCACCGGGGAGCCGATCGACCAGTGCCGTGAACACGAGCCGAAACGATTCCGCCGTCGATGCTTCGGTCAGCGTCTCCACCTGAGCCGCCGGTAGCAGAGGCCGCATGTCGAGCAGAAAGCGCGGGTTCGCCAGCTTGGCGAACATGCGTTGCTGGGCCTCGGCGCGGGAGATCGCCTCGCCGGCAAGGGCGAGATAGCGACCGAACATCTCGACGATGCGATCGATGGCGAGATCCTCGAAGACTTCGAGAGCATGGGCAATGTCGTAAAGATCGCGTCCCTTGTCCCGCTGCAGCAACGCCCGCAGCTTGGTCGCCAGCATCTCCTCGCGGGAGAATGTCGGAATGGCGGCCTCGCCGGAGAACCAGGGATTGGTGACCTCGAGCGATAACGCCGCCGGCGCATCGAACACCTCGATCTCGCGGGTGTTGATCTCGATCTTCAGACGGATCGGCACGCCGCTGCCGTCCTCGGCCTCGACCCGGAAGCGAAACTTCGGCGCGACGGGGCTCTGGTCGAACCGCGCCTGCCCGAGCCATGGCTCCAGAAGTGCGCGCAGTCGGTCGAGGATCGGACCGATCGGACCGCCGGAGGTGCGGACCAGATCGATGTCCTCCGAATAGCGCAGCGGCGCCGGAAAATGCAGCTTGTTAAGCGCCGTTCCGCCTCGGAACCGCAATGCGTCGCGCAGCATGTCGTCGGAGAAGATGTCGACGAGGGCGCGGCTGATGATGAGGTCCTGCTCGACCTGGCGCTGATCCGCCCACGGAACGACATTGCCCCAGGCGACGATGTTCTGGGCCGGGATCATTCGTCGAGCTCCGGCACGCGCCGCACGATCACACGCCAGCGGGAATCGCGTTCCTGTGGTTCGGGCGCGAAGTCCGGATCCCGTGCCTCCTGCCGGTCGAGTTCGGCCCAGGGAACAGCCCCTCGTTCCTGCAGCGCCTCCAGCATCGGCGTCGTCAGGGCCTCGCGGCCGAGGCGATCCAGAAGATGTCCGAGGCGTTGCACGACCGGCCGCTCAAAGGTTGCCGACAGGGTGGCGAGTTGCTGGGGATCGATCTTCTCCGCGAGGTCGGAGAGCACCGTGGCGACATTGTCGATGCCGCCGGACGCCTTCGGATAGCGCAGCAGATCGAGAGCCGTCAGAGCTGCTGACGAGATATTCATTGTACCGGTATCGGTCTTGCGGCCCTCAATCCCTGCGGTCACCGCTTCCATGTCCTTGCGGAAATAGAAGACGATCAGGTTGCGGCCGGCACGGATCTTCGGAAGGCGCTTGGCCGAAACGACCTGGAACTCCATGACCGCCTGGTGCGTCGCGCCATGCAATTCTGCGGCCTTGAGAAGCCCGACATAGTAGGCCTGACGCTCATAACGCATGAGCGCGTCGATGTACCAGGCCGGCGGTGGCGCTCCCCAGGATGCAAACTGCGGCGGGACGACGACATAAAACCCTTGCCGCGGGTTCAGCAGGGCCTTGCGACGCTGCAAGCGCTCGGCGGCATCCAGGAACGCGCCGCGCCCGACGCCGAGCGCCGCCTCGGCTTCCTCGGCGGTGAAAACCGTCCGGCCCGCGGAGAGCAGGCCGCTGACATAGCTCGACAGGGCGGATCGCTGATCGTGAACCATGCTCTCTTATCCGCTTTTAGCGCGGATATTTCAACACGGATTGTAACAGAGCCGCGATTCACCTCAAAAAATCCGCACTATCAGCGGATATTTTGACATGATTTATCCAGGGTGAACTGGCCTCGGTTGCCTTGAGAACTCTCGCCTTGTCCCCAATGCTTGGCTGACCGAATCAGGCATGGCGTCGCCCTTCGGGCCGGGCTCTCGGCTGGCGCTGAAGCCCCGCTTGCGCGGTCTTCACCCTGCGGGCGTCGATCCCTGACGCGTCGTGGTGCTGCTGCGGTCGGTGGATGTCGGGAAGGCGGCTTTGCGCCTTCACGGTTCTGCGCCCTTGCGGGCCTCCGGCCCGGCGAGAGTCAGAGTGCGGACGGGGGTTTGCCGTGACGGGTTGAGGTCGAGAGAGAGGCTCTCGGCGCCCGTCGCGGAGAACCGCGATGTCCAGATATGACCGCACCCCACGCGCCGGCCCGGACCGGACGAACCTGTACGATGAAATCACCAACAAGATCATCGCCGAGCTGGAAGCCGGCCGCGTGCCCTGGGTGCAGCCCTGGGGCACGTCTGCGGCGAAAGCCCCGCTCGGCCTGCCGAAGAATGCCAGCACGGGCCGAAGCTACAGCGGCATCAACATCCTTCTCCTCTGGGGCGCCGTCGTCCAGCACGGCTTCCCCGGCCAGGGCTGGCTCACTTTCCGGCAGGCCCTTTCCCTTGGCGGCAATGTGCGCAAGGGCGAGCGCGGCACCACCGTCGTCTATGCCGACCGCTTCGTTCCCGAGGACGAGAAGAAGCGCGCCACCGAGACTGGAGAAGAGGCGCAGGCCGTTCCGTTCCTCAAACGGTTCACCGTGTTCAACACGGCGCAATGCGAGGGGCTGCCCGACGATATCGCCGTCACCATCCCGCCGCCACCCGGCCTGATCGAGCCGAAGGTCGAGGCGCTCATCAAGGCGACCGGCATCGACTTCCGCATCGGCGGCGACAAGGCGTTCTACGTTCCCGCCCACGACTATGTGGTCGTGCCGCCGCCGCAAGCCTACTACGAGCCGATCAACTGGCATCGGACCGCACTGCACGAAATCGGTCACGCCAGCGGTCATCACAGCCGGCTCAACCGCGATCTTTCCGGATCCGTCGGCTCGAAGAAATACGCCTTCGAAGAAATGATCGCTGAACAGATTTCGGCTTTCTGCTGCGCTTCGCTCGGCATCGTCCCGACCGTGCGCCATGCAGATTACATCGGCTCCTGGCTCGACGTCATGCGCGAGGATTCCCGCGCCATCGTCCGTGCCGCCTCGCAGGCCAGCAAAGCGGCGGACTGGATCCTGTCCTTCCTTCCGGATGCTGACAGCCCCGCCGTCGATGCCGAGATCATCGACAGGAGGGCAGCGGCATGATCCTCCTGACACCCGAACTGCGCGTTCGCCTGCTCGCCAATGGCCGTCAGCGCGACGTCGACCATGTGCCGGTCGTGAAATTCTACAATCCGTTCGGCGAAGGCGTCTGGCTCGCGACCGAGCTGGATCCGGACGGCGACATCATGTTCGGCCTCGCCGATATCGGCTATCCGGAGCTTGGCAGCTTCTCGCTGGAGGAAATGGAGTCCATCCGGTTGCCCTTCGGCATGGGGATCGAGCGGGACCTGCTCTTTACCGGGGATTTCCCGATCTCGGTCTGGGCTGACGCGGCAAGAGAGGCTGGCAGCATACGTGCGGCCGAGCGCATTCTTTACGCCCGCGCCCGCGGCGCCGCGTCCAACCTCACTCCCCCTGATACGGAAACCCGGAAAGCCTGATTTCCGGCTCTCCGGCTTGCGATCCTGCGCCGCTCTCTCCGAGGCAGAGGGCGGCGCGTCTCGCCGTGACGCGGTGAAAGTCCCGGCACCCGGCCGGCTGCCCGTCGGGGAATCCGAACATGACGCGACATCACAGAAAACTCACCATCGAGCCGCAGCCTCTCCGGTTCTCGGCCCAGGAGCAGGCCGTCGTCTACGAGGCCCGCCAGATCCTGCTGCGCCACCTCAACCAGAACCCGGTCCTGTCCTCCTGGCAGGCGGTTCTTGACTATTGTGCCATCACCATCCGTGGAGAGGTAGAGCGCTTCCATGTCCTCTATCTCGACCGAAAGAACCGGCTCATCTCGGACGAATGCCTCGCCATCGGCACGGTCGATCATGTCCCGGTCTATCCCCGGGAAGTGCTGCGGCGGAGCCTGGCGCTCAACGCGACCGCGCTGATCATCGTGCACAATCATCCGGCCGGCGATCCCGAACCCTCGGCCGCCGACCTCGCTATGACGAAGGAAATCCAGAAGGGCTGCAAGGTTCTGGGCGTAACGCTGCATGACCACATCATCGTCGGTATCGGCCGGGAGGTCAGTCTGCGCGCCCGAGGCGAAATCTGATTGCTTGTCGGACAGCCTGACGGGCTCGGCTTCTCCGCACGCGGTTTCCCGGTGGCTTCCAGTCACAGGAAGCCGACCGCGCTGCCCGCAGAGTCAGAGGAGGGAAGGTGTTTTCGCGACGGGTCGGAAGCGGAGAGAGAGGCTCTCGGCGCCCGTCGCGGAGACTACCCTGATGGCTACTGCCGCTCAGAAACTCACCCTGTCGCCCTCGCGCGACATTCCCTTCAACAAGCTCGTTCTCAGCCAGTCGAATGTCCGGCGCGTCAAGGCCGGCGTTTCAGTCGAGGAACTGGCTGAGGACATCGCCCGCCGCGGCACGCTCCTCCAGAGCCTCAATGTCCGCCCCGTGCTCGATGCCGACGGCAACGAGACCGGCATGTACGAAGTGCCGGCCGGCGGCCGCCGCTATCAGGCCCTGGC from Rhodoligotrophos sp. CJ14 encodes:
- a CDS encoding helicase-related protein; translated protein: MPHTAITDRYQAAERFVDWLADFVVADATGAKKSALEVDPCGLFWLGRLAPEEEIAESKLGERAERLEPCAVGMRLGPDAEFGDMVSFDLRASFAVWRKEGDRWIKSDPIDCTESVSILLNHGSTNRFTTSIQRELDSRFPDSGLAAAIEIEVDTSRDGLPGLTVTLVNCSKPNQEQKNAFARGRLFQCELEVSGLPTREFILEALPDSFRYDRHVPAWGINCGVSVEGSVFTTVDLPRHDKPRPQFWNAPGQSEDFFSFERLADDPVAPGRELVEALRAWGDDAWDMERIRSRHADWSEEMEREARRERQGFLEEVERIAAGVARLEEDQDLCRAFRLMNASMLISARDGKGGFKYTSWRPFQIGFLYANLDACRNEGADIVDIVWFTTGGGKTETYLGLILTAAFLDRFRGKTTGVTAWSRFPLRLLSLQQTQRFANALAAAEMVRRKEAIEGDPFGLGFLVGSGATPNEIKRERNRDRRGQWDYEDDSMPDRLRMLKVCPFCRTDSIEMRFNRRYWRLEHRCTNSDCEWDIAQPLPIWVVDFEVWRYLPTVIVGTLDKAAGIALQANMRGIIGPPMGYCSEPEHGHTYATRWSRPNGCLVPDCKGSPKGLPMDPSLYGVSFRLQDELHLLRDSLGAVDAHYEALYDHLQRNLSGTRPKILASSATLSGYERQSEVLYGKKARVFPYPEPQIGEGFWSRETDKRMRSYLAVSPRGQTVEFAVDRMMISLQSAIREWLRDPRGVAEKIGVDPSLADFLVDIYGTNVVYGNTLRDLDAVVRSSETQWEAIPKPAPNVTSMTGRTLFSDVSEVLEKLERPDAEFANRLHVVAASSMMSHGVDIDRLNVMVMLGLPLTTAEFIQATARVGRRWPALAFVVHRIARERDASVFKAFPQYVAQGDRFVEPIPITGHSRRVLERTLPGLAFARILLLHEPRAGRSIAKAKVLRDYLDAHPDFCENESATIAGMLGYTDEMTADLSQDVRWWYERLAANLGDPAHANEWSNSMGPKGGPMLSLRDVEEQVEIRGEDPR
- a CDS encoding sigma-70 family RNA polymerase sigma factor, with product MSETADDKRDRLVGRTLEDLGDDAYRQDGELKRSEIDATYLRRGITPDEAIAIERALTADSIRIVEDSAVSEVTFEGIPSPRAGTALEQLLGLARKYPLLNEAEERELGYAIQDGLRLPDADRFSPIGQRVLARAEQAKAKLVTSNIRLVAKMAYDRRFRYRMDPEDLVQFGLMGLMRACDKFDPDWGTRFSTYAVWWIRQAISRGIDDVGSTIRLPVHMRGQISKYRRTRRSLGLSTGYSAADIPKIAESLGWDEAFTARIAQLSEQKVISYDVPIDDESSTPLREFINDEAPTPEEVAIASDLAEVLGELVDGIGNERLIDIVRRRFGIDGPAETLEQIGQQYGVTRERIRQLESKALRILRGRARKIGLHKTFEGD
- a CDS encoding DNA cytosine methyltransferase; this translates as MSGTLNSVSVKKSAPEREVARGNANSVQDHSIFPVTGSDDVMAVDLFCGAGGLTYGLQRAGITVVEGVDIDGACRYAYEVNNGSRFVHKSALDYTAADAATALDGAKVRVLAGCAPCQPFSTYTQGPRGNHRDKWALLDRFGELARSVLPDIVSMENVTPLAVTDRFKSFVDELEEAGFRVKHWIVDCREYGAPQQRRRLVLLASRHGEIDILPPTHKHPEQWTAVRDVIGDMPPLGAGETDTGDPLHRTSRLSPTNMKRMLASKPGGTWRDWPDELRAPCHVRESGKTYPAVYGRMEWGKPAPTMTGQCFGFGNGRFGHPEQHRAISLREAAILQTFPRTYEFIEPGSAVSMKSVGRMIGNAVPPLLGEVIGKSIVRHIREKNIVGNS
- a CDS encoding nucleotidyl transferase AbiEii/AbiGii toxin family protein translates to MIPAQNIVAWGNVVPWADQRQVEQDLIISRALVDIFSDDMLRDALRFRGGTALNKLHFPAPLRYSEDIDLVRTSGGPIGPILDRLRALLEPWLGQARFDQSPVAPKFRFRVEAEDGSGVPIRLKIEINTREIEVFDAPAALSLEVTNPWFSGEAAIPTFSREEMLATKLRALLQRDKGRDLYDIAHALEVFEDLAIDRIVEMFGRYLALAGEAISRAEAQQRMFAKLANPRFLLDMRPLLPAAQVETLTEASTAESFRLVFTALVDRLPGEPWAKTPAMKERFGILW
- a CDS encoding type IV toxin-antitoxin system AbiEi family antitoxin domain-containing protein translates to MVHDQRSALSSYVSGLLSAGRTVFTAEEAEAALGVGRGAFLDAAERLQRRKALLNPRQGFYVVVPPQFASWGAPPPAWYIDALMRYERQAYYVGLLKAAELHGATHQAVMEFQVVSAKRLPKIRAGRNLIVFYFRKDMEAVTAGIEGRKTDTGTMNISSAALTALDLLRYPKASGGIDNVATVLSDLAEKIDPQQLATLSATFERPVVQRLGHLLDRLGREALTTPMLEALQERGAVPWAELDRQEARDPDFAPEPQERDSRWRVIVRRVPELDE
- a CDS encoding ArdC family protein; its protein translation is MSRYDRTPRAGPDRTNLYDEITNKIIAELEAGRVPWVQPWGTSAAKAPLGLPKNASTGRSYSGINILLLWGAVVQHGFPGQGWLTFRQALSLGGNVRKGERGTTVVYADRFVPEDEKKRATETGEEAQAVPFLKRFTVFNTAQCEGLPDDIAVTIPPPPGLIEPKVEALIKATGIDFRIGGDKAFYVPAHDYVVVPPPQAYYEPINWHRTALHEIGHASGHHSRLNRDLSGSVGSKKYAFEEMIAEQISAFCCASLGIVPTVRHADYIGSWLDVMREDSRAIVRAASQASKAADWILSFLPDADSPAVDAEIIDRRAAA
- a CDS encoding DUF2958 domain-containing protein, producing MILLTPELRVRLLANGRQRDVDHVPVVKFYNPFGEGVWLATELDPDGDIMFGLADIGYPELGSFSLEEMESIRLPFGMGIERDLLFTGDFPISVWADAAREAGSIRAAERILYARARGAASNLTPPDTETRKA
- the radC gene encoding RadC family protein; protein product: MTRHHRKLTIEPQPLRFSAQEQAVVYEARQILLRHLNQNPVLSSWQAVLDYCAITIRGEVERFHVLYLDRKNRLISDECLAIGTVDHVPVYPREVLRRSLALNATALIIVHNHPAGDPEPSAADLAMTKEIQKGCKVLGVTLHDHIIVGIGREVSLRARGEI